A section of the Agrococcus sp. SGAir0287 genome encodes:
- the infA gene encoding translation initiation factor IF-1 has protein sequence MAKKDGVIEIEGSVVEALPNAMFRVELTNGHVVLAHISGKMRQNYIRILPEDRVIVELSPYDLTRGRIVYRYR, from the coding sequence ATGGCTAAGAAGGACGGCGTCATCGAGATCGAAGGCTCGGTGGTCGAGGCACTGCCCAACGCGATGTTCCGAGTGGAGCTCACGAACGGGCACGTCGTCCTCGCGCACATCTCGGGGAAGATGCGGCAGAACTACATCCGCATCCTCCCGGAGGACCGGGTCATCGTCGAGCTCAGCCCGTACGACCTGACCCGTGGCCGCATCGTCTACCGCTACCGGTAG
- the rpmJ gene encoding 50S ribosomal protein L36, with protein sequence MKVNPSVKPICDKCKVIRRHGRVMVICANPRHKQRQG encoded by the coding sequence ATGAAGGTCAACCCCAGCGTCAAGCCCATCTGCGACAAGTGCAAGGTCATCCGTCGGCACGGTCGCGTCATGGTCATCTGCGCCAACCCCCGCCACAAGCAGCGGCAGGGTTGA
- a CDS encoding DUF3419 domain-containing protein — MAERRGRAGRASATPRHRLLYGWDIEDEQIELALLPPSSRVLAAAGAGELIAHLAAAGHEVVAVTANREQLEYARRRSSGGPFEAGSVERMLDAGRRLIRAASPAWSRRRVRGLLADASPARVQHQWRQRFDNRTFRNVLHATMAPAGMLAAAVQRDFSTALPAHFTDTVRARLDVRLGIHPSPGNRFAWRLLAGEDPPGYQPPVAPADAIEFVLADALTHLESVAPASYDAVTLSNVADGTRADVVERLGRAARRAVVPGGPVIVRSFAATTDARASALADEDRSLVWGGIHVQR, encoded by the coding sequence ATGGCCGAGCGACGGGGCCGCGCGGGACGCGCGAGCGCGACGCCGAGGCATCGGCTGCTGTACGGCTGGGACATCGAGGACGAGCAGATCGAGCTCGCGCTGCTGCCCCCGTCGAGCCGGGTCCTCGCCGCCGCGGGCGCCGGCGAGCTCATCGCCCATCTCGCGGCGGCCGGGCACGAGGTCGTCGCGGTGACGGCGAACCGCGAGCAGCTCGAGTACGCGCGGCGCCGCTCGTCGGGAGGCCCGTTCGAGGCGGGCTCGGTCGAGCGCATGCTCGACGCGGGCCGCCGCCTCATCCGGGCCGCGAGCCCCGCGTGGAGCCGGCGTCGCGTGCGCGGCCTCCTCGCCGACGCGTCGCCGGCGCGCGTGCAGCACCAGTGGCGCCAGCGCTTCGACAACCGGACCTTCCGCAACGTCCTGCACGCGACGATGGCGCCCGCGGGCATGCTCGCGGCCGCCGTGCAGCGCGACTTCTCGACCGCGCTGCCCGCCCACTTCACCGACACCGTGCGTGCGCGGCTCGACGTGCGGCTCGGCATCCATCCGTCGCCGGGCAACCGCTTCGCGTGGCGCCTGCTGGCGGGGGAGGACCCGCCCGGCTACCAACCGCCCGTCGCACCCGCCGACGCCATCGAGTTCGTGCTCGCGGACGCGCTCACGCATCTCGAGTCCGTCGCGCCGGCATCGTACGACGCCGTGACGCTCTCGAACGTCGCCGACGGCACGCGCGCCGACGTCGTGGAGCGCCTGGGACGCGCCGCGCGTCGCGCGGTCGTGCCGGGCGGACCCGTGATCGTGCGCTCCTTCGCCGCGACGACCGACGCGCGCGCGAGCGCGCTCGCCGACGAGGACCGCAGCCTCGTGTGGGGCGGCATCCACGTGCAGCGCTGA